The Streptomyces sp. NBC_00659 genomic interval CAAAGACTGTCGGGGTGTGTCCGATCTTCACCCTTGCGCTCTCCCTCACGCCAGGGGAATACCCACCGAACATGCTTGGGAAGCGGGCGGAGGTAGGGTCGAAGTGTTCAACACCCGTCAGAGCTGGCCCGATTCCCCAGTCTTCGGTCCGCTCGACGCAGAAAACGGCAGGAGAAATGACCGTGCAGCAGGAGGCCGGAGTCGACGGCGAGGCGCTTGAGGTCTGGATCGACCAGGATCTCTGTACCGGCGACGGGATCTGTGTCCAGTACGCGCCCGAGGTCTTTGAGCTGGACATTGACGGCCTGGCCTATGTGAAGAGCGCCGAGGACGAGCTTCTGCAGGCCGTGGGGGCCACAACGCCCGTACCCCTGCCGCTTCTGCGCGATGTGGCGGACTCGGCGAAGGAGTGCCCGGGGGACTGCATCCATGTCCGTCGCGTTTCGGACAAGGTCGAGATCTTCGGCCCTGACGCGGAGTGACCGTTCGGGCACCCCGCGTCATCGTGTGACCGGGTTCCTCACACCCTCCGCGTCGCGGAGGGTGTTGCCTTTTGTTCGGGTCTTGCGCCGGGGGCGCGTTCAGGCACCGCGCGCTT includes:
- a CDS encoding ferredoxin; this encodes MTVQQEAGVDGEALEVWIDQDLCTGDGICVQYAPEVFELDIDGLAYVKSAEDELLQAVGATTPVPLPLLRDVADSAKECPGDCIHVRRVSDKVEIFGPDAE